One window of the Ictidomys tridecemlineatus isolate mIctTri1 chromosome 11, mIctTri1.hap1, whole genome shotgun sequence genome contains the following:
- the Eloa gene encoding elongin-A — protein sequence MAAESALQVVEKLQARLVANPDPKKLLKYLKKLSTLPITVDILAETGVGKTVNSFRKHEQVGSFARDLVAQWKKLVPVERNNEADEQDFEKSNSRKRPRDAVQREEEMEGYYQENCKASGSRSYSPEHRQKKHRKLSECEQSHKVSHSHERRDERKRCHRVSPSYSSDPESSDYGHVQSPPSCASPHQMYTDHYRSPEEDHESIVSHQKPGKGHSNAFQDRLGVSQERHLGEPQGKGILNQNKEHRSCHKEKRPIDAKGDDKASALGREKPHKSLSKEETRRPLQGDSAKERPPSSAAKKEKEREGSSLKRKFSPSEVASDNHLKKPKHKDSAKTKSDKSKQRVDSADIGKGAGDLLPRTKEKVSNNIKAQEGKVKTSNLDRKSLGSLPKVEEADVEDEFEQPTMSFESYLSYDQPRKKKKKIVKTPATALGDKGLKKSDSKSTSKNLNSVQKLPKVNESRSEKLQLAGADSTRLRKVPTDALPVLPDLPLPTIQGNYRPLPSLELMPSFQPKRKAFSSPQEEEEAGFTGRRMNSKMQVYSGSKCAYLPKMMTLYQQCIRVLKNNIDSIFEVGRVPFSILEPVLERCTPDQLYRIEEYNHVLIEDTDQLWKVHCHRDFKEERPEEYESWREMYLRLQDAREQRLRVLTKNIQFAHANKPKGRRAKMAFVNSVAKPPRDVRRRQEKFGTGGAAVPEKVKIKPAPYTTGSSHIPASSNSFNPISEEPAYDGPSTSSAHLVPVVSSTISYDPRKPAVKKIAPMMAKTIKAFKNRFSRR from the exons ATGGCGGCGGAGTCGGCGCTCCAAGTTGTGGAGAAGCTGCAGGCGCGCCTGGTTGCGAACCCGGACCCCAAGAAG ctattgaaatatttgaagaaactcTCCACCTTGCCTATTACAGTAGATATCCTTGCG gagactggggtcggGAAAACAGTAAATAGCTTTCGAAAACATGAGCAAGTTGGAAGCTTTGCCAGGGACCTAGTGGCCCAGTGGAAGAAGCTGGTTCCTGTGGAACG aaacaatGAGGCTGATGAACAGGACTTTGAGAAAAGCAATTCCCGAAAGCGCCCTCGGGATGCAGTTCAGcgggaggaggagatggaagggTACTACCAAGAAAACTGCAAGGCCTCGGGCAGCCGATCCTATAGTCCCGAGCACAGAcagaagaaacacagaaaacTCTCAGAATGTGAACAATCTCACAAAGTGTCTCACAGTCATGAGAGGAGAGATGAGAGGAAGAGGTGTCACAGGGTGTCACCTTCATACTCATCAGACCCCGAATCTTCTGACTATGGCCATGTCCAGTCCCCTCCATCCTGTGCGAGTCCTCATCAGATGTACACAGACCATTACAGGTCACCAGAGGAGGACCATGAGTCCATTGTTTCACACCAGAAACCTGGAAAAGGCCACAGTAATGCCTTTCAGGACAGACTGGGAGTTAGTCAAGAACGTCACCTGGGAGAACCCCAGGGAAAGGGGATCTTGAACCAAAACAAGGAACACAGATCTTGCCACAAGGAAAAACGCCCTATAGATGCCAAGGGTGATGACAAGGCCTCTGCTTTGGGCAGAGAGAAGCCACACAAATCCCTCTCAAAAGAAGAGACCCGAAGGCCACTCCAAGGGGATAGTGCCAAGGAGAGACCACCTTCTAGTGCtgccaagaaagagaaagaaagagaaggcagcAGCCTCAAAAGGAAGTTTTCACCCTCAGAGGTTGCTTCAGACAACCACCTTAAAAAGCCAAAGCACAAGGACTCTGCAAAAACCAAATCAGACAAAAGCAAGCAACGTGTGGACAGTGCAGACATTGGAAAAGGGGCTGGAGACCTGTTGCCCAGAACAAAAGAGAAGGTTTCTAACAATATAAAGGCTCAAGAAGGGAAAGTAAAGACTTCTAATTTGGATAGAAAGTCACTGGGCTCACTCCCTAAGGTAGAGGAGGCAGACGTGGAGGATGAATTCGAGCAGCCCACCATGTCATTTGAATCATACCTCAGCTATGACCAGCCccggaagaaaaagaagaagattgTGAAAACTCCAGCCACAGCACTTGGagacaaaggacttaaaaaaagtGATTCCAAAAGCACTAGTAAAAACTTAAACTCAGTTCAGAAATTACCCAAGGTGAATGAGAGCAGGTCAGAGAAGCTGCAGCTGGCTGGAGCCGACTCAACCAGGCTGAGAAAG GTCCCTACTGATGCACTGCCAGTATTGCCAGACCTCCCCTTACCCACCATCCAGGGCAATTACCGTCCACTTCCTTCCCTTGAATTGATGCCCTCCTTCCAGCCAAAGAGAAAAG CATTCTCTTCACCccaggaagaagaagaagctggATTCACTGGACGCAGAATGAATTCCAAGATGCAGGTGTATTCCGGTTCCAAGTGTGCCTATCTCCCCAAAATGATGACCTTGTACCAGCAGTGTATCCGTGTACTTAAAAACAACATCGATT CCATCTTTGAAGTGGGAAGAGTCCCGTTTTCTATTCTTGAACCTGTTTTGGAGAGGTGTACACCTGATCAGCTATATCGCATAGAGGAATACAATCAC GTATTAATTGAAGACACAGATCAATTATGGAAAGTTCATTGTCACCGAGACTTTAAAGAAGAAAGACCAGAAGAGTATGAGTCCTGGCGGGAGATGTACCTGCGGCTTCAGGATGCCCGAGAGCAGCGGCTACGAGTGCTAACAAAGAACATCCAATTTGCACATGCCAATAAGCCCAAAG GCCGGCGAGCAAAGATGGCCTTTGTCAACTCTGTGGCCAAGCCACCTCGAGATGTCCGCCGGAGGCAAGAGAAATTTGGAACAGGAGGAGCAGCTGTCCCTGAGAAAGTCAA GATTAAGCCAGCCCCATATACCACAGGAAGCAGCCACATTCCTGCCAGCAGCAACAGCTTTAACCCCATCTCTGAGGAGCCAGCCTATGACGGCCCCAGCACCAGCAGTGCCCACTTGGTGCCAGTGGTCAGTAGTACCATCTCCTATGATCCTAGGAAACCGGCTGTGAAGA AAATCGCACCAATGATGGCCAAGACAATTAAAGCTTTCAAGAACAGATTCTCTCGACGATAA